GCACCTGGGTGATCCATCCGGCTCAACTGCAGTCCGCCATCGACATCTTCACCCCGGACGCCGCCGCCGTGGAGGACGCACGACGGGTGCTCGACGCACTCGAGCAGGCAGCCGCCGCGGGTGCCGGTGCGGCCGAGCTCGACGGCCGAATGCTCGACGAGGCGCTCGCCGTCTCCGCGCGGCGCGTCCTCGCCAAGGCTGCGTCCGAATGAGCGCGTCCGAGCCGGTCGCCGTGGGCGGCCCGTTCTTCGACGAACTGTCCCATGGACAGTTGTTCGACGACGCGCCGTCGCTCACGTTGACATCCGGTCTCGCCGCGACGCACCAAGCGATTCTCGGTGACCGCCTTCGACTCTCGCTCGACGCCCATCTCTCGGATCGCGTGGTGGGTGGCGTCCTCGCCCATCCCGGCCTGGTCACCGACGTCGCGATCGGTCAATCCACGCTGGCCACCCACCACGTGAAGGCGAACCTCTTCTACCGCGGCCTGCGGTTCCTGAGCCACCCCCGGATCGGCGACACGTTGACGACCGTCACCGAAGTGGTCGGGCTGCGCGAGAACACACCGAAGCCAGGACGTGCGCCGACCGGGCTCGCCGCGCTCCACATGGTCACCACCGATCAGACCGGCGTCACCGTCCTCGACTTCTACCGGTGCGCGATGCTGCCGTTGTCACCCGACGCCGATCCCGGGCGGACCGTGCACGCTGACGACCTGAGCACCATCGGACCGGGAGACGATGCGCAACCGTTCATCCCCGAATGGGACCTCGACACCTATCGCGAATCCGCACGCGGACAACATTTCTCATCCGAGTTTGCCGGACGCGCCTTCTCCTCCAGCGCCGACGTGGTGTCCAGCGCACCCGAACTCGCCCGGCTCTCGCTGAACATCGCAGCCACCCACCACGACGAGCGGGTGGCCGGTGCGGCCGCCGGCGGTCGGCTGGTCTACGGCGGGCACACCATCGGACTGGCCCTCGCGCAGGCGAACCGGGCGCTGCCGAACCTGGTGACGGTGACCGGCTGGGATTCGTGCGACCACACCGGACCGGTGCACGAGGGCGACACCCTCAGTTCGACGATCCTCGTCGAGGAGGCGACGCCGCTCGCCGCCGGCGGCGTCCTGCGCCTGCGCTCCACCGTCGTCGCACACGGCGACGACTCCGATCGCGAGGTCCTCGACTGGCGTTTCCGCGTCCTGATGGCCTGATCGTCTGCCGAATCCCCCATTCCACTCCAGGAGTTTCCGCGCATGAGCTCGCATCCCCGTCCGCTCGAAGGCCTCCGCGTCGTGGAGGTGTCGAGCTTCGTCGCCTCACCCCTGTGCGGCCTGACCCTGTCGCAGCTCGGCGCCGAGGTGATCCGGGTCGACCCAATCGGCGGGGCCGCCGACATCAACCGCTGGCCGGTCACCGATGACGGCAACTCGATCTACTGGACCGGGCTCAACCGCGGCAAGAAGTCCGTCACCGTCGACTTCCGTGACCCCCAGGGACAGCGAATGATCCAGGATCTTGTCATCGACAGCGGGCCGGGCGGCGGAATCCTGGTCACCAACGCGGGCGGACGGTCGTGGATGAGTCACGAGACGCTGTCGGCGCGGCGCTCCGACGTCATCACCCTGGAACTGCTCGGCCGGACCGACGGCACTCCCGGAGTCGACTACACAGTCAACGCGGCACTCGGATTCCCGTCGATCACCGGCCCCACCGACTACGCCGGCGTCGTCAATCACGTACTGCCGGCGTGGGATGTCGCGTGCGGCCTCTATGCCGCACTGGCGATCACGGCCGCCGTCCGGCGCCGCGACCAGAACGGGATGGGGGCGCAGATCACCCTGCCCCTGGAGGACACCGCTCTCGCCATCGCCGGGACGCTCGGCTATCTCACCGAACCGCAGCTGAGTGGCGACACCCGACCGGCCACCGGGAACGACGTATACGGCACCTACGGAACCGATTTCGTCACCGCGGATGACTCTCGCTTCATGCTCGTCGCCCTGACCCCGCGGCATTTCCGCGGGCTGGTCGAGATGACCGGGACCGGCGAGGCGGTCGCGGCCGTCGAACGGGCGCTGGGAGCGGACTTCGTCAGGGAGGACGACCGGTACATTCACCGCGGTGTCCTCACACCGCTGTTCGCGGCGTGGTTCGCGCGACACACGTCTGTCGAGGTCGAGGCCGCGCTGGCGCAGACCTCCGTGCTCTGGGAGCGTTACCGGACTTTTGACGAGGTCGTCGAATCAGGTGTTCTGCAGCGCAATCCGCTCTTCACCGAGCTGGAGCAGCCCGGCATCGGCACCTACCTGGCCGCCGGCCTGCCGGCCATTTTCGACGGTGAGCACTACTTCGCCGGGCCGGCCCCGGACCTGGGCTCGTCGACGGGGTTCTGAAGGTCGTTCACCTGTGACCCCTCCGCTCCCTGAGCTGAGGAGCGAGCTTGCGAGCGTCACGAAGGGTCTGGCGAGACACGTTACGGGACCCTTCGTGACGCGCCCTCCGCAAGCTCCGGGCGCTCCTCAGGGAGCAGGGGGCAGGTCGTTCTCTCGGGTTAAGGAGCAGGGCCGTGCCGCTCGCACCTCAGGGAGCAGGGGACGACGAACTCACCTGTGCGCCAGATGATCCGGGCGTGGCTCGGTCCCGCCGAACGGCGCCTGGAGGGCGTTCGATTTCGCGTTGAAGACGACGAACAGATTGCTGCGCGGGAAGGGCGTGATGTTCCCGCCGGACGCGTGCATGCAGTTCGAGTCGAAATACAGTGCGGACCCGGCGGGGCCGGTGATCGTGTCGATGCCCAGTTCGTCGGCGAGGCTCGCGACATCCTCCTCCTCCGGTGTCCCGAATGGCGGCCGATACGACGTCAGCGATTCCCGGTGGTAGTCATCAGGTGTCTCGCCCACGCAGCTGACGAACCGGCGGTGTGATCCCGGGATGATCATCAGCGGACCGTTGGTGGTGTGGTTCGGCGTCAAGGCCAGCGAGACGCTCAGCGCACGTGGGGCGGGCATGCCGTCCTCGGCGTGCCACGTCTCGAAGTCCGAGTGCCAGTAGAACGGACCGCCCGCGAACCCGGGTTTCAGGTTGATGCGGCTCTGGTGGATCGTGACGTCGTCGTCGAGGATCTGCCGGGCCACCCCGGCAATCGTTTCACGCGAACATATCTCGGCGATGACGTCACTGAGCTGATGCACCGCGAACAGCGATCGCACCTGCCCGCTCGATGATTCGCGGATCACCCGATCGTCGTCGCCGAGCCGCTCGGTGATGGACTCCACCTCGCGTAGGCAGTCGGCGATGTCGGCGTCCGAGAGAATGTTTGTCTCCGTGTGGTATCCGCGATCGGCATAGTGCCGGAGTTCGGGCGCGGACAGCGGGCCCGGGTTTCCCATGCTCCCCCACACGGTGTTGTGTGGGCGCGGTTCGATCTGGCTGCGCTGCGCGAGCCGGGTGCGGTAGACGTCGACGGGTGTGCTCGTCGACTGCGCGCCGGGCGAGACATCGGCGGCTTCTGGAGTTCTGGCTGCTGTGTGAGTTACCACGATCGCAACGATCCTTTCCCTCATCCGGCGGGCCGCTCGCGGAGCAGTTCTGCCCCGGCGGCAGGCAAGGTGATTGTGTTGTGCGCGACCGTCGCACGACGACGCGTCGCGAGGTACGGCGTCCGCGGCGCGGAGTTCTGCACGCCCTTCGGGAAACGGCCGTATATGTGCACCCTGCCAGGGACGACAAACCCCCGCAACCATGCTGGTATGCGCCGCGGAGAAAGTCCTCGACTCAACCGAGCCGGGCGAACTCCAGGATGATGTCGACGGCCCGCGCCGCGCTCTGACACGCGCCCTCCATCGTCGTGGTCCAGTCGGTGCGGGTCCAGTCACCGGCGAGGGCGAGGCCGTCGACCTCGGTGCGCTGGTCTGGGCGGAGGCCGGCGGTCCCGGGTCGTTGCGCGAAGGTCGATTTCGGCATCCGGACCACGTGGCTGTGGACCACCTGCGCGTTCGCCGCCTGCGGGAAGTAGCGGCGCAGCATGTCCATCTGGATCTCGGTGATCTCGGCGTTCGTCTTCGAGATCAGATCGTAGGACGCCGACACCGTCGTCGAGTAGAAGTAGTTGTCGCGTGGTTCGCGCCCGTGCATGCGCTGGCGGTCCCAGACCTGTTCGAGCACTCCCTCACCGCCGTAGAGGATCTCGCCCCAGTCGGTCATCCCGATCGAGCGGTCGAGATAGAGGTTCACACTGACGATGGGCACCGGGGTCAGGTTCTCGACGGCGCGATAGATCCGCTCGTGCCCGGGCACCTGGTCGAGCAGACCCTTCACGCTCCACACCGGTACCGCGCAGATGACGGCATCGGCTGCGATCTTCTCGCCGTCGGCCAGCGTCACCCCGCTCACCGTCCCGTCGGTGACGTCGATCGACGAGACCACCGCCCGGTGTCGGACCTCCACACCGGCGTCGGCGAAGCGCTTCTCGGCGCCGTCGATGAACAACGTGTCGAGATCGACGGTGGGATACCCGATCGAGATCGGCGTACGCGTCTCGCGCGCCCGGCGGGCTCCCGTGACGAGCAGATCGGCCGGGACCTTGGCCGAGGAGATGTCGGGCTTGTCGCCGGTGAGGCCGATGACGATGCCGTCCCACAACGCATCCCGGGCCGACTGCGGCAGTCCGATGCGACGGAACCACTCGTCGGCGGTGACCTCGTCGAGCCAGTCGGGTTGCCGAAATGCCTGCCGTATCAACCTCATCTGCGCACGCGCCGTGCGCAACCGGTCGAGGCCGGTCACCCCGGGCAGGTCGCCGAGCGCGGCCCGCAGTCCGGGCAGGCCGGTGAACGCCGATCGGCGCGTCGCCCCACCGGGCATTCGCACCGTCATGTGACCCGGGAAGGCCACGTGCTCCCGCGTACCGACGCTGTCCAGATAGCGCATAAGGTGCTCGTACCCGCTGGCGAAGACGTGCTGCCCGTTGTCGGGCACGTCGTCGACGGCGTGCAGCGGCATCGAGATGGTGCGTCCGCCGAGTGAACCCCGCCGTTCGAGCAGGGTGACGCGTTGCCCCGCCTCCGACAGCCAGACCGCCGACGCCAGTCCGGCCAGTCCCCCACCCACGACCACACAATGCATGGCGACAGATTAGCGGTCAGGGCTGACCGATACCGACTGTGCGACGAATTGTCCGGGTCCCGGCGCAGACCTCGTCAACCGGTCATCTTGACGTCCTTGGCGGCGCCGAGGACGGAGAGCGCCTGGGGCACCAGCACGAGACCGAGCACCGCCATGGCCAGAGTCCACGAGCCGGTGACGTCATGGATGGCGCCGATGATGATCGGGCCGGCCGCCGCCGCCAGGTAGCCGACGCACTGCGCCATCCCGGACACCTGGCCCGTCTGTTCGATCCCGAGCTGCGCAGCACCATGAAGAGAAGGGCCAGACTGATCGACGAACCGGGCCCGACCATCACACAGGCCGCCCAGAATCCCGGCCAGACATCAGTGCTCAGCAGACCCACGAAGCCGACGGCGCAGACCGCGATCACCGACAGGGTCACCACCCGCTGACCGGCGAAGCGGCCGGCGACGATCGGCGCGACCAGCGACATGATCAGGGCGACCACCTGCGCCGACGCCAGGACCGCACCCGCCCGCAACGGCGACATGCCGGCGTCGACGAGGTACTGCGGCAGCCAGGCCACGAACGTGTAGAAGATCAGCGACTGCGTGCCCATGAAGACCGTGATCGCCCACGCGATCGGGTTCGTCAGCAACGACGATGTCGGCGCCGCCGAGGTCACCCGGTGAACCAGCGGCAGCTGCGGAATCCAGACGACCACGGCGACCAGCGCGAGCAGCGACCACGCGGCCAACGCCAGCCGCCAGTCCCCGCCGAGTGCGTCGTTGATCGGCACGCTCACCCCGGACGCGACCGCCGCCCCGCCGGAGAGAGTCATCGAATAGAGGCCGGTCATGAGCCCGGAGCGGTGCGCGAAGTCGCGTTTGATCAGCGCCGGGAGCACGACGTTGCAGGTGCCGATGGCGGCGCCGATGACCGCCGAACCCCCGAACAGGGCGGCCGGCGACGGGATGAGCCGGACGAGGATGCCGACGATCAAGACGAGCAGGGCCCCGAAGATGACCCGTTCGATGCCGAACCGGTTGGCCAGACGGGGAGCCACCGGCGCCGAGATCCCGAAGAACAGCACCGGCAGCGCGGTCAGCAGACCGGCGACGGCGCTGCTGAAGCCGGCGTCGTCGGAGATCACCCCGATGAGCGGTCCGACGGCCACCACGGCCGGTCGCAGGTTCGCGGCGACCAACATCACTCCGACCGCGGTGACGATGACCCCGACGGCGGACTTCTCGCGCGTGGACAGCGCCTGCGCACTCATCCCCACACCTCGGTGGAGTCGACGTAGGCGTACACCGCCGCGCGCGCTGCGTCGGCGTCGCCGCGCTCGATCGCGTCGACGACATCTCGATGACCGCGCGGGTGCGACTGCTCGGCCAGCGGACGTCGCAAGACCGACGGATGAGTACGGGCGATCGCCTCGGCGATTCCGTCGTACATCGCGATGAGCAGCGCGTTGCGGGACGCGACGACGAGCTCGGCGTGGAATGCGATGTCCGCCTCGGTGTATCGATCCAGGTCACCGTCGGCCATCGCGTCCTCGGTGCGCGCCAGCAACAGGCGGAGACGTTCGACGTCGGCGGCGTCGCCCCGGGCGGCCGCACCGGCCGAGGCCTCGCTCTCGAGAGCACGTCGCACTTCGAGCAGATCCCGGAGCTCCGACGGCGCGGAGGTCCGCGCGATCGCACCGGCGAGTGGGCTCCGGCCGCGCACATACGTGCC
The genomic region above belongs to Gordonia hongkongensis and contains:
- a CDS encoding MaoC family dehydratase — encoded protein: MSASEPVAVGGPFFDELSHGQLFDDAPSLTLTSGLAATHQAILGDRLRLSLDAHLSDRVVGGVLAHPGLVTDVAIGQSTLATHHVKANLFYRGLRFLSHPRIGDTLTTVTEVVGLRENTPKPGRAPTGLAALHMVTTDQTGVTVLDFYRCAMLPLSPDADPGRTVHADDLSTIGPGDDAQPFIPEWDLDTYRESARGQHFSSEFAGRAFSSSADVVSSAPELARLSLNIAATHHDERVAGAAAGGRLVYGGHTIGLALAQANRALPNLVTVTGWDSCDHTGPVHEGDTLSSTILVEEATPLAAGGVLRLRSTVVAHGDDSDREVLDWRFRVLMA
- a CDS encoding FadR/GntR family transcriptional regulator encodes the protein MSGQITPPRRTSELVVQRMQELIADGTWPLGERIPAEPELVAQFGVGRNTIREAARALEHAGMLEPRRGDGTYVRGRSPLAGAIARTSAPSELRDLLEVRRALESEASAGAAARGDAADVERLRLLLARTEDAMADGDLDRYTEADIAFHAELVVASRNALLIAMYDGIAEAIARTHPSVLRRPLAEQSHPRGHRDVVDAIERGDADAARAAVYAYVDSTEVWG
- a CDS encoding CoA transferase — translated: MSSHPRPLEGLRVVEVSSFVASPLCGLTLSQLGAEVIRVDPIGGAADINRWPVTDDGNSIYWTGLNRGKKSVTVDFRDPQGQRMIQDLVIDSGPGGGILVTNAGGRSWMSHETLSARRSDVITLELLGRTDGTPGVDYTVNAALGFPSITGPTDYAGVVNHVLPAWDVACGLYAALAITAAVRRRDQNGMGAQITLPLEDTALAIAGTLGYLTEPQLSGDTRPATGNDVYGTYGTDFVTADDSRFMLVALTPRHFRGLVEMTGTGEAVAAVERALGADFVREDDRYIHRGVLTPLFAAWFARHTSVEVEAALAQTSVLWERYRTFDEVVESGVLQRNPLFTELEQPGIGTYLAAGLPAIFDGEHYFAGPAPDLGSSTGF
- the hpnE gene encoding hydroxysqualene dehydroxylase HpnE translates to MHCVVVGGGLAGLASAVWLSEAGQRVTLLERRGSLGGRTISMPLHAVDDVPDNGQHVFASGYEHLMRYLDSVGTREHVAFPGHMTVRMPGGATRRSAFTGLPGLRAALGDLPGVTGLDRLRTARAQMRLIRQAFRQPDWLDEVTADEWFRRIGLPQSARDALWDGIVIGLTGDKPDISSAKVPADLLVTGARRARETRTPISIGYPTVDLDTLFIDGAEKRFADAGVEVRHRAVVSSIDVTDGTVSGVTLADGEKIAADAVICAVPVWSVKGLLDQVPGHERIYRAVENLTPVPIVSVNLYLDRSIGMTDWGEILYGGEGVLEQVWDRQRMHGREPRDNYFYSTTVSASYDLISKTNAEITEIQMDMLRRYFPQAANAQVVHSHVVRMPKSTFAQRPGTAGLRPDQRTEVDGLALAGDWTRTDWTTTMEGACQSAARAVDIILEFARLG
- the thpD gene encoding ectoine hydroxylase, with product MVTHTAARTPEAADVSPGAQSTSTPVDVYRTRLAQRSQIEPRPHNTVWGSMGNPGPLSAPELRHYADRGYHTETNILSDADIADCLREVESITERLGDDDRVIRESSSGQVRSLFAVHQLSDVIAEICSRETIAGVARQILDDDVTIHQSRINLKPGFAGGPFYWHSDFETWHAEDGMPAPRALSVSLALTPNHTTNGPLMIIPGSHRRFVSCVGETPDDYHRESLTSYRPPFGTPEEEDVASLADELGIDTITGPAGSALYFDSNCMHASGGNITPFPRSNLFVVFNAKSNALQAPFGGTEPRPDHLAHR